DNA sequence from the Falco peregrinus isolate bFalPer1 chromosome 1, bFalPer1.pri, whole genome shotgun sequence genome:
AGCCTAAGTGCTGTCCTGCCAGTAAGGCCAAGGGGAGACCTGAACTAAAcgccctgctccagcatccctcccttctccctgtgTAGGCTTGGCCAGCTCTGTGAGCTTTGCTCAGCTCCATTGTCTCTTGCAGAGGCTGGATCCTGCTTTATTTGCATGCGTTTTCATCCCTTCTTGCACCCTGTAAATCTGCTATGATCAGTGAGTGTTTGGCTCCTCCAAAGGACTGCAGAGGTGCTCAGAGACATGAAGCAGGGGTGTGCTAGTCTGCGGCTTGCACCGTGTTCAGTAGTAGGTGGGGAAGCTGAGGGAGAGGATGAAGATGGGACATCAGTCAGATCAGCAGACAGGGAACATCACTGTTACACAGCAGGATGGGAGCAAGGAGCACTTTGTGCAAGTTTAAGGGGCCAGAAGAGGATGTTAAATCAGACAAGACAGACTTTTAGCAGATAAGAGATTAGGTTTGGAatgtagaaaaacaaaaaggaggtGACAGAAGGAAGACAGAACAGGAGATGACAGGAAATACAGCCTGGGTTATTTTGAATGAAAGAGCAGGGCTACAGTGCCTTGTCCATGTCTCGGGGCTCTGATTCCAGACAAGTTTCTGGCAGAGTACCTATTTCCTAGGTGTGAGATAAGCTTGATTAGAGGCATTTGGCTGGACTGCATGGTATTGTCAAGCATACTAGCGATTCCTATCCATGGTTTTATGAGTAAGAATAAGGTGCTGTTTTCATGATTGATCCAACTGGCTGAAATCTGCAAATTTATACCAAGGAAGGTGTTTCCCCAGGGGGACTGGTAAGAAGGCATCCCTTCCCCCAGGGGACTGAATGTGGATCAGTTGACCTGTGCACAGATGTGCACCCTTCCCTTTCCATGTCTGAGCTTGCAGGGCAAGCTGTTGAATGTCCTCCATCTTTCTGCCGAACTTCCTGACACTTCCTTCATAGAGAAAGAGTTAATCTTCAGATCAAACTTTCTTCTTATCCCCAGCTTCCTAGTGTAATGCTGCTATGACTCTGTTTGggtcttttctccattttagtTCTAGGACCACGTGCTGGAAGCCAGGTTAAATTACAGAGGTTGCATGAACATACAGACCAGGGTGGACATAAACACATGATCCAGAGGGAGAGggatgtggttttttttcctggctgccAGAGGGGCAAGGATTTCCCTCTGACCTGTGTGGAGAGGGAATGCATGAAGCACACGGGCATGGCTTGCAGTGAGTGGTTGGCCTTGAAGTTTCCTTCCTTAAAtggtgcaggagctgggcagaggtggggaTCAAAAAGACCCTGGGAACAGGAGCTTCTGGGAAAATTTTAAGTCAGTGGTGGAGCTGAAGGTGAAGCCCAGACTTCAGTGGGATGGTAGGTTAGATCTTTCTGGAGCCAGCTTCTGCTCAGaaagggagcagaagagaagccTGACCCTGGGCTTGAGCTGTCCCCCTGAAGAGCTGTAAGATGATCTACTACCTCCAGGtgaaaagaatgcaaaagaGGTTAGTGAGGAGTGGTGAAACAGGAAAGCAGGACTCTTGATTATTTGagctgggaggaaagggagaagctgTTTCCTGGTGGACCACAGAGCAGTTACCAAAGGGCTACATGGAAGTGGTGGCTTTGTACAATTTTGGTGGTCCTGCATCATGACAGACGGCACTGTACTGAAGCACCAGCCCTTGAGATAAGTCTTGTAAAGGGGAGCTTCCTCCCTTGTCAGAGATGAAGAGCTGAAGTGATTTGCCCCACGTTGCTCAGGAAGCCTGTGGTAGGGTAGCTTGGGCACTCTCACTCTGATTTTTATTGCCTCAGTCTGTGCTCTCCATGGGTGCCTCTCTTGCTTATACAGCTTTGGGGGACGGCCTGCCTTTGAGTTGTTCTGCCTGAAATTTTGCTGCAGGCTGACTTGCTCTAACTGCTCCAACACTTACTTTTCCTCTTCAGCTGTTTTGTGCTTCCTGGTGAGCGCTCTGGGGATAACAGCTGGATCTCACCGCCTCTGGAGCCATCGGTCCTACAAAGCCACGCTGCCCCTGCGGATCTTCTTGACTATTGCAAACTCTATGGCCTTCCAGGTAAGCATCTCCTCACCTGTGCCACTGGTCCTCAGAAGGAAGTGCCCCCCTGAACCCTTGTCTCAGATATGGGGCACATGCTGATGGAGAGGTTACTCTCTCCTGCTGACTCTTGTTAGGAAACAACCTGCCCTTTCCATCTAACACTGCGATGCTGGAGTCCATCTTGTCTTCACCTTTTCTAGTACAGAGGGTGACTCTGAGACGAACTGGGAGGGGAGAGACCTGTCAGCCAAGACCAGGGGTAGGATAGCTCTCCAAAGCGGGAATGTACCCTTCCCTCAAGGTGTAGGCTCCCTGTGCTTGGTGCAGGTCCTGTGAAAGAGGTGTGGAAGTGCTAAGTGCTTTCCTGGTGTTGCCTCACCCTCTTGCTGCACAGCTGATAAAGGGGGAGAATCTGCAGGGCCTGGGGAGCCAGGCTGTGGaatttgctgctgcagaaggatcAAGAACTTGCTGAGATCATACCGTTAGGGGGATGCTTCTTTGGCTCAGAAGAGTGGTATTTAGGAATAACCCTGTTATTCCTGAACAGTCACACCAGTGGCTTTCATAGTCATCCCAGGTCAGTGGTGTTTCAAGGAGAGAAGGGTTGGGGCCACTGAGAGTGGCACAAGTGACTGCAGGCAGCTGATAAGCACCTCAGGATATTGCCTAATGCTAGGAGAGCACTTCAGAGTCcctaacaaaaacaaaccaggaagTCCTTAGGGACTGTAGAGTGTAGCAGAAATGGCCCTTTAGAAGAAGCCAGAGTGAAAACCCAGATtggcacagcacagaaaaatcctGGTGGTCTGTCTGGTTTGCTGCTGTGAGGCAGCTCTAGTGGCACTCCATCTTCCAGCTGTACCTCAATGGGCTTCTCACAGGCTTGCTCACGTGCAGGAGTGTGCGCAGAGACACCCCGCCCCCCATACATGTAATCAAAATAGGGTGGGAATGGTTTCTTTTAGCCTTGAAAAACTTTCTAAAACATCATTGACTTCCCTATCCTTCGTTAGCACCAAACCACAGTCTTTcatgaggaagaggaaggaccAAGCTGCTAATTCCAGCTACTGGTCCAGCACTCAGAAAGGGAATGGGATGGGTTGCTGTGTATTGGCTAGTCCTGTACAAAGACCATCTTTCACAGGGTTAtagggcagagggggaaagaatTTGCTGAGCTATTGCTGTAGGGGATAGCAGCAGACAAAGATGAGAGACAGACAGATATTTCAGCTTCAATAGGAACTAATCCaaagttttactgaaaattcAGTACCATTCCCcatggattttttgttttttttataacagTTACTTTCAATGACTTCAAGAGaaggtttattttcaatttaCCTCACTCCTGTTGGCGGTAGCAACTCTTAAGACTGGTAACTCTTAAGGCCAGAGAAGACTATAGTTCATCTTACCTGAGGTCCCGCAGAAAATGACTGTTGGCTACTCGGAGACCTGTGGCTTGTGATCTCAGAGAATTTGGGAACTCTGCCCCTAGTCAGCTCCTCCACCTGTGCAAGACCAGGCAGCGGCAGCACAGAAGCTCTCCTGGTTATATAGCCTGTAGCTGGAAACTCCCAGGGAAGGAGGCATTCTCCCAGGCTTTGCTTAATGGTCTCAGAAAGCCATGATATTCAGACAAGGTTGTAGTTAGAGATGGTCCCAAAGTAAGATCTGTAGAAAAGATAACATGCTGAAGTTTGGGTCAAGATAGTGACTTTTCAGCTTTGACACCCCTGATTGTGTTTGTAGACAGGGTGTGGAAGATGAGGTGGTACCACGCTCCAGCTGCGGTGCATGGTCTCTTTCCAAATCTGTGTCTCTTGCCGTCAGCAGAAGGATTTCCAGAGACAGAGAAAGCCTCCCAAGATGGGCAAGCCCAAGCTGTCTGTCAGCTTTCAGGCTGCACTTTCTCGTGTTAGGTGACACTATGTATTGTCTGGAATGTGAGAGGCTTTGGGTCACAGGTGAAACATTCTGGCAGGAGTAATGGCCCTGTTTCTCTGCTTAcatcatggtttaacctcagccagcagctaagcactACACAGCTGCTTCCTCACTGCCTTCCACACCCCcagcgggatggggaggagaatcagggaaaaggtaaaacttgtgggttgaaataagaacaatttaagaatagaaataacataaaataaagtaataataagAAGAATAACAACCGTAatgaaaagggggggggagagagaggaatcaagcccaaaaggaaaaaaaaacctaaagcatcaaaccaaaacccaccaagtgatgcacagtacaactgctcaccacctgctgaccagtgcccagccagtcccccagcagtgatCAGCAGGCCTGGGCCAATCCTGCCCCCCCAGTTTTTGTACAGAGCATGACattccatggtatggaatacccctcTGGCTAGTTCACTAGACTAGTTGGCTAGacaggtcacctgtcctggctgtgtcctgtcccagtttcttgtgcccctccagccctctcgctggcatGGCCTGAGAAATgggaaagtccttgacttggtatcAACATAAACCATcagcaactaaaaacatcagtgcgttATCAAcgctgttctcacaccaaatccaaaacacagcactgtggcAGGTACTGAGAAGGAATTTCACTCTGTCCCAGCTGGACAGTGTACTAGTGGGGAATGCTGAGTGACCGAGCCCTGGCTAACACCAGTAAGGGCTGGTGACACTTGGAGGTGCTCAGGATTTGGCTGGAAGGAAGGCAGCAGTTCCCAGTGTTTGGAAATAAGTGAGACTTGAATCCTGGCCCGTGTCCATCCTTGCTGTGTTGCGTGGCCTGCAGGTAAATCATTTTATCTCAGTTGAAGGAGGAGGGGTGGTTACAGCACTTGAGAGGGATTTGAGCTGCATCTCTGCTACAGGTTCTCTGCCAGGCAAGAAATAGGGATGATTATGCAGCTTCCCTGCCTTCAAAGTGTTTTCAGGAAAAGTCCTGTGTACTTAGGAGATTAAGGAGCAGGCAACAGATGTGTGCTTGGATCTGTGTTTCATGTTTTGTAGGATGGTGTAAGACATGGCTTTAAGCACATTGAAATCCTGTTATAAAGGAATGAGCACAGGCTCATTAAAATCTATTCTCAAAACTGGCCAAAATAATCATTTCGTAATACAAATGATGAAAGCTTTGACATTTTCCAAATTGTATTGATTTTGCAGCTTAGCAGAATGGATGTGGGGCTGAAGGGGGTATTTTTGATGACTCGTCAAAATGATATGTTTACTCTGTTTCTGAAGAGGGGCCTTAATTTTAAGACTATTCAATTTccaatagggaaaaaaaaaaccaccaaaaaactcACCCCCAAGTTAAACAGATCTGATTTGGCAATCCTGAGAAAAGCAAGGCAGGCTGACCCATGGAAGATGTCAGGAGGAATGGAAGGGGCAGGTCGATCAGTCCCAGCTGGCCCGCGCAGGCATGGGGACAGGTGACCAACAGGAGCCAAACGTGTGAGGGAGGAGGCACTGACCAGCCAATGGGGGCTCGTGgttgcaggggctggggaacaGGCTGACCAGTTGGAGCCCGTGATGCTGCAGAGGGTTTGCAAAGCAGAGCCTGAGGTTAGCCTGTTGCACCGAGAGAGAAAACGCAGCTCACCAGAGCAGGGGGTTTCAAAGACAATTGAGCTGATGCAGCAAAGAAGACCCAACCTCttgttttaaaagccaaaacccCCAGACCCTAATGAAAGATAAAGTGACTGAGACAAGTTCAGGTCAACGGAGCTTAGGTGTCTGAATGTTTCAGGCCCTTTTGTTAATTTGAAGGGAACATCTCCAGCCCTGGCCCTAAGTCTCCACTCCTGTTGCCTTGCAGAATGACATCTACGAGTGGGTCCGGGACCATCGTGTCCATCACAAGTTCTCCGAGACAGATGCAGACCCACACAATGCCATGCGGGGCTTCTTCTTCTCCCACATTGGCTGGCTGTTGGTGCGCAAGCACCCGGATGTCATAGAGAAGGGCCAGAAGCTGGACCTGAGTGACATAAAGGCCGACAAGGTGGTGATGTTCCAGCGGAGGTGAGTGGTGGGGTCAGCCCCAGCGCAGAGCCATGAGGGATGGAGTGGGAACCCTGCGAATGGGCTGGGGACCCCAAGCACCTTTCATGGAGCATGAGGGGATTGAGGGCATCATGTGAGAAATGTGCATATTAGGTCTGCCCaaggctgtgctgtgggatAAACTGAGAAATGAGCTGTGCCTCTCCTATAGAAAGTATTTAGGAGCAGGTGCTACCTCCTGCCCTCACACACCCCTTTCTTGCCCGCCTACCCTTTAGCATCTTGCCAGCAGTGAGCTGAACTTCCCACTACAAAGCAcctccacagcccagctgctgctttggctggACCAGAGCCTACCTGCAGTGCCTCTGGGCCATCCTTGAAGATGCTGTGGTTCACCTTCCGGGCCATGCCTCTGCCCCGCTCCCATCAGTCTTCTGGAAATAGTGTGGTGAAAGAGGACTTGAAAATGGAGACATGAGAGAGGTGGTAGCTGGGAAGGACAGTCTTGGTTCACGGGTGCCTCTTGGATGGGGTATCTCTCAGCTGTCTGGGGCTCTGCTGGGACTGATCCCCAGAGGAGGCAAGCCTGTTACCATGGCTGTGGGGATGAGGGACTGAACCCATGTAGTAAATACCCTCACTTGAGAGGTCCCTAGTCCAGtcccaaacaaaacaagcaagatTTATGGCTTTCCTCCTTATTGTGCCTGGGATTTTTCTTGTGGGTCATCAGAGAGGCTCAGCTTCCTCTACTCCCATTTCTCTAGTGTGAGGGACCCTACATGTTCATCTGTTTGGTGGCACAAGTGTTTGTTGCTTGCACTTGTTCCTGGGGTATATTGGTAGGCAGGGCCAAGTCTGCAAGGAGGAGTTGCAGCACTGGGCTGCAGTGGGAGAAAGGACCTCTGCAAGCAAGGGGCTGCCTCTGTGGGGACCAGCATAGTTGAGAAGCAAATGGCAGATGAggccaaaagcagcagctggtgtcTGGACTTACGGTGATTGGGACATTGCCTTGTGCACATGTGAGATTGAGACGGGGAGAACAGGACTTTAGTTTGAGCCTCCTGCCCGATGACAAGACTTGGGAGTCTCTAGGCATGGCTTCTGTGCATCCAGGACAGAAGATGCGGGCTTGGGGGTGAGGTATTTCTGCACTTGATTTTCCCTGTACAGCTGAACGCAAATCCTCCAAAGGGAGGACTGAAGCAAtccctcctgtcctgcctgtgccacTGAGCGCTTTCCTCCTGGTCCCTTCCTTTCCAGATACTACAAGCCTTCGGtggtgttgctgtgcttcacgCTGCCCACTGTAGTGCCCTGGTACTTCTGGGATGAATCCATCATCATCAGCTTCTTCATTCCAACCATCCTGCGCTACACCATAGGGCTCAATGCCACTTGGCTAGTGAACAGTGCTGCCCACATGTTTGGCAACCGGCCGTATGATCAGCACATCAACCCCCGGGAGAACCCCCTGGTCAGCCTGGGGGCCCTAGGTATGTTGAACATTCATGTCTTTTGCTGCAAGTAGACTATAAAGCAGAGACTGCCcttgggggctgcagctgcttctaGGAATTTCTGTGAATCCAGGTGTCCCCATTTCCTCCTGCACccttcccctccagcctttGCATCTGGGGGTGCTTTCCAGGCTGGCCAGTGAGTGCATAAGGGCAGTGGGGTTATCAGCTCCCACCAGCCTCTctccaggctggaagggactcTGCTACACTTAGCACCTCCTTATCTCaatagcaatattttatttaccCTGCTCAAAGGTCTCTCTGCCCCATTCACCAGACTGAAAAACATGCTGCAGTCTCTGCTTCTGTCTTagatttcatagaatcatttaggttggaaaagacctttgagatcaacTTGAAATCCAGCAGATGCACATTTGGATGTGTTCTCAGGGAAGCTGGTTATTTTGGGGGTACTTGGGGATGAGACAAGCGAGATCATCTCAtgttttttcccaaaatttTGGGGACATAGGAATGTACATCCCACGGTCAGCGTTTGGCCTGAGTTGTTCTCCCAGTCCCAAACGCTCAACTGGCTTGCATCACTGTACATCACTGGGGCTGCACTGGTTTCCACTATCAAAGGACCTGCTTGTGGATTTTTAGTAGTGTGGGACTTGAACTGCAGAAACTCAGCGGGGTTAGGAGCAGAAGTCCAGGTGATGTCCCTGAAGGGGTGAGCATTGAAACCAGCATTGACAGTGTCTGAAGCAGAGGGTGGCTGACTGGGGTAGATAATTTTGTAGAAGTCTATCTGCATTATTCCCACCTGGAAATGCCCTTTGGATTTGGCATTAGGACCGCCAGTATTGTAGGAATATTGATTGGCTTGGCTTGTTGGGGACTTGCTGCAGGTCAGGCTAGTAGCTCAACCAATACCAGAAAGTGTCTCATGGTGGCAGAGGAAAAGCTGTTAAGATTTCCTTGGTGGTTTAGTGCAGCTGGTGAGCCTGAGCCTTTCTCAGTTCCTCACCACATGCTTGTTTTCCTCTAAGGCACCATAGGTCCTCTGTGACTGTCATTGCCTCCTTTGGGTCAGCCTGGGCATGCTGGATCATTCCCAAATGCTATGTGGTAGATTGTAGAGAGGTGAGATGGGGctgagaggagaaaggagccTGGCCTCAATCCAGAGCCTGTTTTTGGAATGTGGTTCTTTGGGCCAAGATAAAGGGGCCATCACCTCGAGCTTCGCGACATCCTCTCCCTGGTCATGTTTTGCAGGAGAAGGCTTCCACAACTACCACCATACCTTCCCCTATGACTACTCCACCAGTGAGTTTGGATGGCGCTTCAACGTAACCACAGCCTTCATTGACCTCATGTGCTTCCTGGGGCTGGCCAGCGATCGCAAGAAGGTCTCCAAGGAAGTCATCCTGGCTCGGAAAATGCGGACTGGAGATGGGAGTCACAAGAGTGGCTGAGTTCCTGATCCCCTtcacacacacatccacacctctctttcctcccttttttctccctttctcccttcctgacTCCTCTGAACACGCTGGACAAAGGTTTAATGTTCTGTTTACTAACTACTGAATAATGCTACCAGTTTGCTTAAGATAATGATAATGAGTTTTAACTCTCCTCCCACACTGTATTTTACGTGATGTATTTAAGATCTAGGACTTTGCCTTTATAATGCAAGGCCACCCCTTCCCTCCTGTgatctccttttcctttccattcttTCTCTCCAGCCCTGCTACCCTGTCTCCCACTTCACATTGCCCCGGTCTCTCCTGACAGAGGAGCTGGTAGGCAGCAGCCGTCGCAGCCAGCTACATACCATGGAGTTATGAAAGCCTGTACCAGCCAGTTGAAGAGTTGAGCCAAAGTCAGTGACCCTCTCCCCACCATTTTGCCCCCAGAATTCCTTCCTCTGTCCCTTCTACTTTCTCAGGGGCAGCTGACAGATGTGGCATGGCTAAATCGCTCTCCCTGGGAAAAGCAACCCTGTCTCCCCTTCCCTTGCCATCAGAAAAGAGAGTTGTCTCATTCTGAGATGCCTCTTGGGAAGCATTCTCCCGCACTACATGGCCTCtctggctggggagaggagagcctCCAGACTTCTGGAGCTCCAGCCAGGTCCACCGTTGGCTCAGGGGAGTCTGGTGGCAGCAGCGGGCTCTGAAGGGTGGTCTTGGTGACCTTATTACCTCCTCCCTCTGGCACTACAGCCTCTCTCCCTGCACTGCCCACTGTGTGCTGTGCCAGGAGGGACTGAaggcagagcctggccctgGGCTCCATGGCCCCTTTAGAGAGCCACAGCGAGGAGGGGGACAGATGGAGGGGTGTACCACTGGCTTCTGTggggcagcaccagcctggggTGCTTCTgttcaccaccaccactgagATTTTTGCCAGCAAATGGGAGTTTGCCAaaacagagagggagagaaggatGTAAACCAAAGCTCTACAGCGGAGTTAAGCTGCTTTATGAGCTAGAAGAACAGGGTCTCTGGTGGGTGGCAGGTGGATGTCCTGGTGTCCGTACCTGCCCTGCTGATCCGCATCCCGTGCTGAGCACAGGGCTAGGGAGTGCCTGCAGGCATAGGGAGGGGTGAGGGTGTCCACACGCGTAGGTGGCTCCGTCCTCTAGGCCTCTGCTCGGTCAATTAACAAGTGCCTGAGAAACAGCGATGCAGAGCCAGGCGGTACAGGGTCTCTGGAGAGTCAAGACCTCCAAGGTgaggcactgctgctggtgtgggCCACCTCCAGGCTTCCCTACCCAGGGTCCACCGAGGTGATTTGACATTCCCCCTTGCTCCTCTGAGGGAGTGGGAAGGGGAGGTGAAAGCAGCTCCTTGTTAGTCCCTTAGCTTGCCTCCCAGTCCCCTTGGCGAGCTATTTTGCCACCTCGCTCCTTTGCCGGTGAGGAAGGCAGCGAGGGTGGCTGAGCCTGCAAAAAGGTCAGTTATATCACCGAGCCAATGTGGGTACGCAGCTGGAGGGCATGCTGGGGAAAGAAGTCCTTGTGGGAGCTGTTTCCTGCAAGTTGCAGAGACTGCAGCTTGAGTTCAGGCTTGGGGTTAGGGTCTGTCTGGGTCTTGTGGTGCCAAGGCCCTCGCTGGGCTGAAcgtgcttttttcccccccaactGTCCCCATTATTACtaatttttgttcttattaGTTGTACCAATAGTATTGTTTTTGCTTAAATGCATCAAAtggagctggaggaaagcaCAAGAGGTGGCCGGAATGAGGTGACACTGAAGTGGGGTTTGCAGTGTCTCCCTTACTGGGGCAGGCTAGGGAGGGCAGAAACGAGCAGAGATGGATGCCAGCATCCtctctgcagctttgctttctgctgctgtgcaacGAGTGAGGAGCCAGGACAGCTCTGTGATGTTCTCCTTAACAAAAGCACATTTGTTACTCAGAAAAGGCGgccttctcctcccctttcctctccctgccaccaccaTGGCCTTGTTATTGCTCAGCAACGGGACCTTTCAAACTTTTGAGCCGTCAGGAGCGATGTGGTCTCCAGCCAAGAGGTACAACAGGAAGGAATGGAGCAGGGAGCCCTTTAGCAGCTGGTGTCAGGAGACCCTGAGCATCATGACTGCCTGAAGGCTGGCTGGGGCTAAAGGGAGTTGTGCCTAGCGTTGTATCCTAccacttaattaaaaaaacaacaaaaaaaaatagaaaaccaaaCCTCAAAAAGAAGATAAACTGTTAGCTCTGTAATTGCTGGGTGACTTCGGTCTACTCTAAACCCATATGAACTCATAGTGATATCCAGAGAGGATGAATTTGCTCCAGCTAGTCAATTTGAAaggggtgtggggaggggagaaggtgGGCAGAATGATTTACTTGCTGCTGGTGCCCCTAAGGTGTTGTGTGACATACCCTACAGTAGAGAAGCATGCTGTGACATGCCGCAATATTTCACATCCTGTCAGCAGAGAAGCAGGGTTTGACATCAAGGGTTCCTTTCAAATCTGAAGTGCTTCTTGGGGTCCAGAATCTGGAATTAGGGTGGAAGCTGAGGAGCAGCAACCAAACAGTCCTGGTGTTTGCCCAGTCACTTTAACAGTAGATTGGCAAATATCTCTGGGTGCCTTAAATCTTTCTTTAATATACATAGAAGTATTGACAGCTATTTGccgtaactttttttttctttctgaattacGAACATTTAAGGGGtttcttaattatttaattgCCTACATTGAATTGTGGGTGCAGGTGATTTTGAATGTATTTGAGTTAGAATTTTTGTTAGATTAAGAAACAGATACAACACTTTAAGTAGAACTTTgtttgagatatatatatatcacacatctataaatatatatattaattttttttggtggcatGTTTGTATCCTGGACGCATTGTCTGTATGTTTAGCTTAAGTGAGTCTGTGAGAGGTGGAAGCGGAGAAGGCAGCAGCGGGACCTTGTGGCTAGAACAGCTGTCTGTCCTCCTGGGACctgtgcccagcctggctgcttgcTCACTGCATGACATGAAACTAAGTCACTTAAAAGCgctccgtgcctcagtttccctgcctGTAACAGGGTTGTGCCAGCCTCCCGGCGTGTGGCGAGGCTGGGAGCCGCCTGGCCGAGTGCGGCAGAGGGGGATGTACGCACTGGCCCgtttgttttccaaaactgttcccagccctgctggtaTTTTGAAGAGCAGATGTCCAAGTGTTGGGGTGTTCAGGGATGGATTGGAAAGTTGAATCTGCACATTGTCTGAGCTCTGTCACTGTTGAAATGTGAGTAGGATATGATTTTTCACAGCTTAGGGATTTCTGCATAGTAGTATCTCTGTTTTgtgtactggaaaaaaaaccacccaacctttttgaaataatttctactaATATGGAAACAGACATCTGGTTGTGCTgatctgaaattttatttgttcataATAAAAACGTTACTTTAAAACGTGTTGGACTGATGGCATGGCGGGCCGGGCTCCATAAAGCAGGCCACGCCTCACGGGGCCGGAGAACGCAGCGTTCCAGCTTCCGAACTCTCCTCGCTGCCAGAACCCGGGAAAAACACCCCTGGCTCTTTAAGCGCGGTGAATGAGCGGATTATCCCGGCCTCCCTACGGCCGGGcaggcggcccggcccgggctgcCCCTGCGCCGCGGGGTTACTGCCGGTTACCCCGGCCGCGCTGGGCCAGCGCCCCGCGGCCGCACATGCGGCACGACACGTAACGCCAacgccgccgggccgggccgggccgggctgggcgcCACCGCCGGGCGGGTTCCTCAGCCCCGGCGAGCGGGAGCGCCCCTCCCGCCCGAgcgctccccacccccctgcggcggggggaaggggaaggagaagggggaatCCCCGCAGCAGACCTCACTCGAGCTGCTGCCGGCTTCCCCGCTCCCCCACCCAGCCGCCTCGGGCACAGCTcgcggcagcagcagggagcgAGGCCACCTCCGCACGGCAGCGGCTCGCCCCACGCAGGAGCCGGCGGAAGGCAGGGCCTTTGcagcagccccgccgcccccagcgCCCGGGGACCCCCGCCCCGGCCGTGCTCGCTGCGCTGCGGCATGCCGAGCTCTCCGCCGAGGCTGCCCACGCGTGCGGGGCACCGCCGGGGCCGCAGGGGGGCAGGCGGAGCGTTACTGGGGAGGAGGGCCCGGGCTCTTCCACCGGCCACCTTCTCCCACCTGGAGGTGGATGATCGGCCCAGGCAAGGTGATGTG
Encoded proteins:
- the SCD gene encoding stearoyl-CoA desaturase produces the protein MPAHLLQEEEFSSASSTTTVGTLTSRVTRNGDAIVGKDLINHEDLAGDRGMIDDLFDETYQEKEGPKPPVRYVWRNIILMSLLHLGAIFGLMLIPSAKIQTLAWAVLCFLVSALGITAGSHRLWSHRSYKATLPLRIFLTIANSMAFQNDIYEWVRDHRVHHKFSETDADPHNAMRGFFFSHIGWLLVRKHPDVIEKGQKLDLSDIKADKVVMFQRRYYKPSVVLLCFTLPTVVPWYFWDESIIISFFIPTILRYTIGLNATWLVNSAAHMFGNRPYDQHINPRENPLVSLGALGEGFHNYHHTFPYDYSTSEFGWRFNVTTAFIDLMCFLGLASDRKKVSKEVILARKMRTGDGSHKSG